The proteins below come from a single Peromyscus maniculatus bairdii isolate BWxNUB_F1_BW_parent chromosome 13, HU_Pman_BW_mat_3.1, whole genome shotgun sequence genomic window:
- the Tex44 gene encoding testis-expressed protein 44 codes for MTTGPLEEAEATSRPAYDLPEASVGSEAEESSENLPGKSHSPDYLPDDEPPSGITATLPEEQDVDPASVATTFTAEQDEDPVSIDANTFVGQDEDQASLQTATSVEQYVDQVSTQITAVNGQDEDQAPLKTATSTEQDENQVSTQITAVNGQDEDQVSKQITTVNGQDEDQVSTPIATSTGQDGNQASMQMATSIGQDVETAISMDISTSGDKEESPDAPSHNQEHPEEITSLLPQEPGILQVFVGFQNPVWDRLAENNRASRSRTVSPSDSQHQEKTPGKPCVPEGQPEIAPNADLPSALPEDAQPSAGATDPSTVDTSSPDLEPTGTKSAEQEAGGFRALNPESKARPPGATREDLADDSTVLQTPPSLSSPAGGPPPSPDPCHVALGRNLLDPSLYRSDVENDYMRSMTSLLGGGEGSISSLADILVWSDTATGMGLAVGFLASGHSSPADRLHDEGPSLRTVSSILGSARSAFSSGLVAGTGSALRSVTHLLESVERRTAEGIRSAMRYLVNHFTSRLARTAPNGD; via the coding sequence ATGACCACTGGGCCCTTGGAAGAGGCTGAAGCCACCAGCAGGCCAGCGTATGATCTTCCCGAGGCCTCTGTGGGCAGCGAAGCTGAGGAGAGCTCTGAAAACCTACCCGGAAAGTCTCACAGTCCAGACTACCTGCCTGACGATGAGCCACCATCAGGCATCACGGCAACACTccctgaggagcaggatgtaGACCCGGCCTCTGTGGCGACAACCTTCACCGCAGAGCAAGATGAAGATCCAGTCTCCATTGACGCCAACACCTTCGTGGGGCAGGATGAAGACCAGGCCTCCTTGCAGACGGCCACCTCCGTGGagcaatatgtagaccaggtgtCCACGCAGATTACCGCTGTCAATGGGCAGGATGAAGACCAGGCCCCTCTGAAGACTGCCACCTCCACGGAACAAGATGAAAACCAGGTGTCCACGCAGATTACCGCTGTCAATGGGCAGGATGAAGACCAGGTGTCCAAGCAGATTACCACTGTCAATGGGCAGGATGAAGACCAAGTGTCCACGCCAATCGCCACTTCCACGGGTCAGGATGGAAATCAGGCCTCCATGCAGATGGCCACCTCCATAGGGCAAGATGTGGAGACAGCCATCTCCATGGATATATCAACTTCTGGGGACAAAGAAGAGAGCCCAGATGCTCCAAGCCATAACCAGGAGCATCCTGAAGAAATCACATCTCTGCTGCCCCAAGAGCCGGGCATCCTGCAAGTGTTTGTGGGCTTCCAGAACCCAGTGTGGGACAGACTGGCTGAAAATAACCGTGCAAGTCGGAGCCGCACAGTTTCCCCAAGTGACTCCCAGCATCAGGAAAAGACACCAGGAAAGCCGTGTGTTCCCGAAGGGCAGCCAGAAATAGCTCCGAATGCTGACCTCCCATCTGCCCTGCCTGAAGATGCCCAGCCTTCTGCGGGAGCTACTGACCCATCCACTGTGGATACCAGCAGTCCTGACCTAGAGCCCACGGGTACCAAGTCTGCCgagcaggaagctggaggttTCAGGGCCTTGAACCCTGAAAGCAAAGCTAGACCCCCAGGGGCGACCAGGGAGGATTTAGCTGATGACTCAACAGTCCTGCAGACCCCACCTTCCCTCAGCTCCCCAGCAGGCGGTCCACCTCCCTCTCCAGATCCCTGCCACGTGGCCCTGGGCAGGAACCTTCTAGACCCCAGCCTGTACAGGTCTGACGTGGAGAATGACTACATGCGCTCCATGACCAGCCTGCTGGGTGGCGGTGAGGGCTCCATCAGCTCCCTGGCAGACATCCTGGTGTGGTCAGACACAGCCACGGGCATGGGCTTGGCTGTGGGCTTCCTGGCCTCAGGCCACAGCTCTCCAGCTGACAGGCTACACGATGAGGGTCCCAGCCTTCGCACTGTCTCCAGCATCTTGGGCAGTGCCAGGTCAGCTTTCTCCTCCGGGTTGGTGGCTGGAACTGGCTCAGCCCTGCGCTCAGTCACTCACCTGCTGGAGTCTGTGGAGAGACGAACCGCAGAAGGCATCCGTTCAGCTATGCGCTACCTGGTCAACCACTTCACCTCACGCCTGGCCCGCACTGCCCCCAATGGTGACTAG